From Caballeronia insecticola, a single genomic window includes:
- the argB gene encoding acetylglutamate kinase, which produces MSELPDLTQIAPTLKAEILAEALPYIRQYHGKTVVIKYGGNAMTEERLKQGFARDVILLKLVGINPVIVHGGGPQIDQALKKIGKQGTFIQGMRVTDEETMEVVEWVLGGEVQQDIVTLINHFGGQAVGLTGKDGGLIHARKLLMPDRDNPGQFIDIGQVGEVEAINPAVVKALQDDAFIPVISPIGFGEDGLSYNINADLVAGKLAVVLNAEKLVMMTNIPGVMDKEGNLLTDLSAREIDALFADGTISGGMLPKISSALDAAKSGVRSVHIIDGRIEHSVLLEILTEQPFGTMIRSH; this is translated from the coding sequence ATGTCCGAGCTACCTGACCTCACGCAAATCGCCCCGACCCTGAAGGCCGAAATCCTGGCCGAGGCGTTGCCCTATATCCGCCAGTATCACGGCAAGACCGTCGTGATCAAATACGGCGGCAATGCCATGACCGAGGAACGCCTGAAACAAGGCTTCGCGCGCGACGTCATTCTGCTCAAGCTGGTCGGCATCAATCCGGTGATCGTGCACGGCGGCGGTCCCCAGATCGACCAGGCGCTCAAGAAGATCGGCAAGCAGGGCACCTTCATCCAGGGCATGCGCGTGACGGACGAAGAGACGATGGAAGTCGTCGAATGGGTGCTCGGCGGCGAAGTGCAGCAGGACATCGTCACGCTCATCAATCATTTCGGCGGCCAGGCGGTCGGGCTGACGGGCAAGGACGGCGGTCTGATCCATGCGCGCAAGCTGCTGATGCCGGATCGCGATAATCCGGGCCAGTTCATCGACATCGGTCAGGTGGGCGAAGTCGAAGCGATCAATCCGGCCGTCGTGAAGGCGCTGCAGGACGACGCGTTCATTCCGGTCATCTCACCGATCGGCTTCGGCGAAGACGGCCTCTCGTACAACATCAACGCGGATCTGGTCGCGGGCAAGCTCGCCGTCGTGCTGAACGCGGAGAAGCTCGTCATGATGACGAACATCCCCGGCGTGATGGACAAGGAAGGCAATCTGCTCACGGACCTTTCCGCGCGCGAAATCGACGCACTCTTCGCAGACGGCACCATTTCCGGCGGCATGCTGCCGAAAATCTCCTCCGCGCTCGACGCAGCGAAGAGCGGCGTGCGCTCGGTGCATATCATCGATGGCCGCATCGAGCATTCGGTGCTGCTGGAAATCCTGACCGAGCAGCCGTTCGGCACGATGATCCGCTCGCATTGA
- a CDS encoding cysteine-rich CWC family protein, whose translation MMNDPSERNDAASADAESCAQCGAPFRCGVRAGDAACWCAALPALPHDRLSPGVGCLCPACLTRLTAQIERASRPA comes from the coding sequence ATGATGAACGACCCCTCCGAACGAAACGATGCCGCCTCCGCTGATGCCGAATCCTGCGCACAATGCGGCGCGCCGTTTCGCTGCGGCGTGCGCGCGGGCGACGCGGCCTGCTGGTGCGCCGCGCTGCCCGCTCTGCCGCACGATCGTCTGTCGCCCGGCGTGGGTTGTCTGTGTCCGGCGTGTCTGACGCGGCTGACGGCGCAGATCGAGCGCGCGTCGCGGCCCGCCTGA
- a CDS encoding pyrimidine 5'-nucleotidase, giving the protein MRPHRPARRRRVKTRGPVWLFDLDNTLHHASHAIFPAINRGMTQYIMDRLNVDIDEANRLRVGYTVRYGATLLGLVRHHGIDAADFLREVHTFPDLPSMLRAERGLTRMLRALPGRKIVLTNAPTLYARTVLAELGIGKLFERVIAIEDMREGNRWRAKPDAPMLRRAMRQAHVRLADAILVEDTRGHLKSYRRLGIRTVWIVGHLPVARTSSGGMSVRMPGAGRPHYVDRTVRSLRALSLGMRGGVPL; this is encoded by the coding sequence ATGAGACCGCATCGCCCCGCCCGCCGCCGCCGCGTGAAAACGCGCGGCCCCGTCTGGCTCTTCGATCTCGACAACACGCTGCATCACGCGTCGCATGCCATTTTTCCGGCGATCAATCGCGGCATGACGCAATACATCATGGACCGGCTGAATGTCGACATCGACGAGGCGAACCGGCTGCGCGTGGGCTACACGGTGCGCTATGGCGCGACGCTGCTCGGGCTCGTGCGCCATCACGGCATCGACGCCGCCGATTTTCTGCGCGAAGTGCACACTTTCCCCGATCTTCCGTCGATGCTGCGCGCCGAGCGCGGCCTCACGCGGATGCTGCGCGCGCTGCCCGGACGCAAGATCGTGCTCACCAACGCGCCGACCCTCTACGCGCGCACCGTGCTCGCGGAACTGGGCATCGGCAAGTTGTTCGAGCGCGTGATCGCCATCGAGGACATGCGCGAAGGCAACCGCTGGCGCGCCAAGCCCGACGCGCCCATGTTGCGCCGCGCGATGCGCCAGGCGCACGTGCGTCTCGCGGACGCGATTCTCGTCGAGGATACGCGCGGGCATCTGAAGAGCTATCGGCGGCTCGGTATTCGCACGGTGTGGATCGTCGGGCATCTGCCGGTCGCGCGCACGTCGAGCGGCGGCATGTCGGTGCGCATGCCGGGCGCGGGGCGGCCGCATTACGTCGATCGCACGGTGCGCTCGCTGCGCGCGCTTTCGCTGGGCATGCGCGGCGGCGTGCCGTTATGA
- the metX gene encoding homoserine O-succinyltransferase MetX translates to MESIGIVTPQTLRFAEPLAMQNGSSLADYELVVETYGELNAARSNAVLVCHALNASHHVAGVYADDPKNVGWWDNMVGPGKPLDTNRFFVIGVNNLGSCFGSTGPMSIDRTTGKPYGARFPVVTVEDWVHAQARVADRFGIERFAAVMGGSLGGMQAMAWSLMYPERLAHCIVVASTPKLSAQNIAFNETARSAILSDPDFHGGDYYAHDVKPRRGLRVARMIGHITYLSDDDMAVKFGRALRRAEGALDAYNFNFDVEFEVESYLRYQADKFAEYFDANTYLLITRALDYFDPAKAFDGDLTRALANTQAKYLVTSFATDWRFAPARSREIVKALLDNKRTVSYAEIDAPHGHDAFLLDDARYHNLMRAYYERIATEIGA, encoded by the coding sequence ATGGAATCGATCGGCATCGTCACTCCCCAAACACTACGCTTCGCCGAGCCGCTCGCCATGCAGAACGGCTCGTCGCTCGCCGATTACGAACTCGTCGTGGAAACGTACGGCGAACTGAACGCCGCGCGCTCGAACGCCGTGCTCGTGTGCCACGCGCTGAACGCGTCGCATCACGTCGCGGGCGTGTATGCCGACGATCCGAAAAACGTCGGCTGGTGGGACAACATGGTCGGTCCCGGCAAGCCGCTCGACACGAACCGCTTCTTCGTGATCGGCGTGAACAATCTCGGTTCGTGCTTCGGCTCGACCGGCCCGATGAGCATCGACCGCACGACCGGCAAGCCCTACGGCGCACGCTTTCCCGTGGTCACCGTCGAAGACTGGGTGCACGCGCAGGCGCGCGTCGCGGACCGCTTCGGCATCGAGCGTTTCGCGGCCGTGATGGGCGGCAGCCTCGGCGGCATGCAGGCGATGGCGTGGAGCTTGATGTACCCGGAGCGGCTCGCGCATTGCATCGTCGTGGCGTCGACGCCGAAGCTGTCCGCGCAGAACATCGCGTTCAACGAGACGGCACGCTCGGCGATTCTCTCCGATCCCGACTTCCACGGCGGCGACTATTACGCGCACGACGTGAAGCCGCGCCGCGGGCTGCGCGTTGCGCGCATGATCGGCCACATCACCTATCTCTCCGACGACGACATGGCCGTGAAGTTCGGCCGCGCGCTGCGCCGGGCGGAAGGCGCGCTCGATGCGTACAACTTCAACTTCGACGTGGAATTCGAAGTGGAGTCGTATCTGCGCTATCAGGCGGACAAGTTCGCCGAATACTTCGACGCCAACACGTATCTGCTGATCACGCGCGCGCTGGACTATTTCGATCCCGCGAAAGCCTTCGACGGCGACCTGACCCGCGCGCTCGCCAACACGCAGGCGAAATATCTCGTCACGAGTTTCGCGACGGACTGGCGTTTCGCGCCCGCGCGCTCGCGTGAAATCGTCAAGGCGCTGCTCGACAACAAGCGCACGGTGAGCTACGCCGAAATCGACGCGCCGCACGGCCACGACGCCTTCCTGCTCGACGACGCGCGCTATCACAACCTGATGCGCGCCTATTACGAACGCATCGCCACGGAGATCGGCGCATGA